In Candidatus Methylomirabilis tolerans, a single window of DNA contains:
- a CDS encoding bifunctional riboflavin kinase/FAD synthetase, with the protein MIVIEQIEDLEDEYSSPAVAVGTFDGVHLGHREILGRVVRRARQEGGTAVVFTFARHPLEVVSPSEAPSLITPLSIKRDIMAALGVDLMIAVSFTPFLAATPPRDFVKTCLVDRLRARFICIGYDFAFGKARTGSPELLRKLGEEHQFGLDVVPAMTVDGQVVSSTLIRSLLARGELRQAACYLGRPYAIRGIVERGAERGKGLGYPTANLQATADLAVPDGVYAGQAWLSRGLYKTLINIGRAPTFGGETRRVEVHLLETEEEELYGETLTLFFLERLRDERRFESPLLLRQQIERDKRQADAMFAAFPRFSPEEWTLLP; encoded by the coding sequence ATGATTGTCATCGAGCAGATTGAGGATCTGGAGGATGAGTATTCCTCTCCTGCGGTAGCAGTTGGGACATTCGATGGAGTGCATCTCGGACATCGTGAGATTCTGGGTCGCGTGGTTCGGCGAGCTCGCCAAGAAGGGGGGACGGCGGTTGTCTTTACCTTCGCGCGACATCCGTTGGAGGTAGTGAGCCCTTCAGAAGCCCCGTCCCTCATTACCCCACTCTCGATCAAGCGGGATATTATGGCCGCGCTTGGTGTCGATCTGATGATCGCCGTGAGTTTCACCCCATTTCTGGCCGCCACCCCGCCGCGCGATTTTGTGAAGACCTGCTTAGTCGATCGGCTGCGAGCGCGGTTTATTTGTATCGGGTATGACTTTGCCTTCGGCAAGGCCAGGACCGGTTCACCGGAGCTGCTCAGAAAGCTTGGAGAGGAGCATCAGTTCGGACTTGATGTGGTTCCTGCGATGACAGTGGACGGCCAGGTTGTGAGTTCCACGCTCATTCGCAGCCTGCTGGCAAGAGGGGAGTTACGGCAGGCAGCCTGCTATTTAGGACGGCCGTACGCGATTCGTGGAATCGTAGAGCGTGGCGCCGAACGAGGCAAAGGACTGGGATACCCGACGGCTAATCTCCAGGCCACGGCTGATCTGGCGGTTCCTGATGGTGTATATGCCGGGCAGGCATGGCTCTCGCGGGGGTTATACAAGACGCTGATCAATATCGGCAGGGCCCCAACGTTCGGCGGCGAGACCCGGCGGGTGGAAGTTCACCTGCTGGAGACTGAAGAGGAGGAGTTGTACGGAGAGACGCTCACGCTCTTCTTCCTCGAACGCCTGCGAGATGAGCGGCGATTTGAGAGTCCGTTGTTGCTCCGACAACAGATCGAG